A DNA window from Bdellovibrio sp. BCCA contains the following coding sequences:
- the mnmE gene encoding tRNA uridine-5-carboxymethylaminomethyl(34) synthesis GTPase MnmE → MYRGDRDQDTICAVSTPHGVGGISVIRVSGPKTLSFVSQICKFLPEHPESHRAYFGSLKDLSSHDEIDEVLATYFKHGKSFTGEEVIEISCHGSPVICQSILHQLVQLGARPADRGEFTYRAFMNGKLDLVQAESVLSLIESQSQQAAKLALRQLKGSVSQKLEDIENDMTWILAHAEAGIDFSTEGIKVVENDIVLNRLDKIEKSLEELVGTFKVGRLLKDGFRVVLTGLPNVGKSSLLNLFLEDERAIVTDIPGTTRDVIHGDTSFKGVKFTFLDTAGLRESVSDLVEKIGIQKSREATGESDFVFFVFDVEKGLSAEEIAILDGLDPQKTYILANKTDRLAQTPEVFAVEEALQNSKFFQKIGDLESFRKRRVFFVSALDKKVRSRVLEDLVKEFGDLQLENTVLISNSRHLENLTRALENTRRSKSVVEDGLGEEFLAIEFKEALIAIQETLGKRFDDQIMDRVFKEFCIGK, encoded by the coding sequence ATGTATCGTGGAGATCGTGATCAAGACACTATTTGTGCGGTCTCCACTCCTCACGGAGTGGGTGGAATCTCTGTTATCAGAGTGAGTGGTCCAAAAACTCTCTCTTTCGTTTCTCAAATCTGCAAATTTTTGCCTGAACATCCTGAATCTCATAGAGCGTACTTTGGATCTCTGAAAGATCTTTCGTCGCACGATGAAATTGACGAAGTTTTAGCAACGTACTTTAAACACGGAAAATCTTTTACCGGAGAAGAAGTCATCGAGATTTCTTGTCACGGAAGTCCGGTGATTTGTCAGAGTATTTTGCATCAGCTTGTTCAATTAGGAGCGCGTCCCGCCGATCGCGGTGAATTTACTTATCGTGCGTTCATGAATGGAAAGTTAGATTTGGTTCAAGCTGAAAGTGTTCTTTCATTGATTGAAAGCCAAAGTCAGCAAGCGGCTAAACTCGCTCTTCGCCAGCTGAAAGGTTCCGTCTCTCAAAAACTTGAAGATATTGAAAATGATATGACTTGGATTTTGGCGCACGCTGAAGCCGGTATTGATTTTTCAACTGAAGGAATCAAGGTTGTTGAAAACGACATCGTTTTAAATCGTCTCGATAAAATCGAAAAAAGCCTGGAAGAATTGGTAGGCACTTTTAAAGTGGGCCGCCTTTTGAAAGACGGTTTTCGCGTAGTTTTGACGGGTCTTCCAAATGTGGGTAAATCCAGTCTTCTAAATCTTTTTCTAGAAGATGAAAGAGCCATCGTTACAGACATTCCTGGAACCACTCGCGATGTGATTCACGGGGATACAAGCTTTAAAGGTGTGAAGTTCACATTCTTAGATACAGCAGGTCTTCGTGAATCCGTGTCAGATCTAGTTGAAAAAATCGGAATCCAAAAAAGCCGTGAGGCGACTGGGGAATCAGACTTTGTTTTCTTCGTTTTTGACGTGGAAAAAGGTCTTTCAGCAGAAGAAATCGCGATTTTAGACGGATTAGACCCGCAGAAAACGTATATATTGGCCAATAAAACAGATCGTTTAGCTCAGACTCCTGAGGTTTTCGCTGTCGAAGAGGCTTTACAAAACAGTAAATTTTTCCAAAAAATCGGGGACTTAGAGAGCTTCCGCAAAAGAAGAGTGTTCTTTGTGAGCGCTCTTGATAAAAAGGTGCGTTCTCGTGTCCTTGAAGATCTAGTGAAGGAATTCGGCGATTTGCAGTTGGAAAACACCGTTCTTATTTCCAACTCTCGTCATCTTGAAAACCTTACGCGAGCTCTTGAGAACACACGCCGTTCAAAGTCAGTCGTGGAAGATGGATTGGGCGAAGAATTCTTAGCCATTGAATTCAAAGAAGCCTTGATCGCTATCCAAGAAACTTTGGGCAAACGATTCGATGATCAAATCATGGATCGTGTTTTTAAAGAGTTTTGTATCGGGAAGTAA
- a CDS encoding Jag family protein: MGFFSKLFGGKSKGANSEVEALVQKTLEGIIEKAQFDLTFDIKTEKEEDGSATLAVEFNGSDEEILKDKKGQMLDAFQLFLKRVIQHNFPDDKTNVTVDCGGYRDESANALIERAENLKAICIEQGKSVYYRALPPKDRKVVHQYLAKDPRVKSRSLGDGLYKKIKIYPAKGQAQGNSSEETMSND, from the coding sequence ATGGGTTTTTTCAGTAAGCTTTTCGGGGGGAAAAGCAAGGGTGCTAATAGCGAAGTAGAAGCACTTGTTCAAAAGACCTTAGAGGGGATCATCGAGAAAGCGCAATTCGATCTTACTTTCGATATCAAAACTGAGAAAGAAGAAGACGGAAGTGCGACTTTGGCTGTTGAGTTCAACGGTTCTGACGAAGAGATCTTGAAAGATAAAAAAGGTCAAATGTTGGATGCTTTCCAACTTTTCCTTAAACGCGTTATCCAACACAACTTCCCAGATGACAAAACAAACGTCACGGTGGATTGCGGTGGTTACCGTGATGAATCTGCAAATGCTTTGATTGAGCGCGCAGAAAACCTAAAAGCAATTTGCATCGAACAAGGTAAGTCTGTGTACTACCGCGCTTTGCCTCCAAAAGATCGCAAAGTTGTTCATCAATATTTGGCAAAAGATCCACGCGTAAAAAGCCGCTCACTAGGTGATGGCCTTTACAAAAAGATCAAAATTTATCCAGCAAAAGGACAAGCTCAAGGAAACTCTTCCGAAGAGACTATGTCGAACGACTAA